The genomic segment AGTCCCACTAATAACAATGTTATTCCTAGCAACAGCCATATCATGTAAACCGCTCCGACTGTTTTTTTATCATTTTTCATAAATTTTAACTCTTTCTTTACTACTATTATACATTATATTTTATAAAATGCAATATATAAATAACATTTTGTACATTTTTTATGGCCTTAAAATAAAAAAGCTCAGATTATTCTTTCTGAGCCCTCAAATATAACTAATCCTTTTTCAAACTTCCCGATTTGGTTTGTGTACGAGCATAGGCCAGCAAAAGCACTGTTCCTGCAACAGCAACAGTTAAGCCATTAGAAATCGTTGCAACAACACCTTGTACCAAAACCTTATTGACAGGCTCATTGTAAATCAAAATATCCCCTAATGGGGCAATAACAACCCATACTATTGCATTAGCTAATACTTGAATCACATTAAAAGATATAATATCTTTTACCTCAAAAATCCCTTGCGTAGCACGAATCCGTTTTCGAAATAGCCCAACAATCAAACCAAACAAACCACTGGCAATGACCCATGACCACCAAGGATTCCCATATTGCAATGAATCCTTTAGTGCATGACCGACAAAGCCCGTCAAAAATCCAACGACAGGTCCGAAAATTACACTAAACAAGGCTTGCAAAGCATACTGCAATTGAATACTAGTATTTGGAACAGGTGTTGGAATACTAATCATTCCAATAACAACAAAGAGAGCTGCTCCAATCCCCGTTGCGACAACACTTCTTATTGAATTATTTTTCATAACAACCTCCTTTATTATTTTTCAATCCGTTTGATTTCAATACTCCATTGCGCTCCGACTCCTACATTATAGGCCTTTGCAAAAGAACCTTGATTGATAGCCAGACCAACACGATAAAGAGAATTGATATACAAAATTGGCTGACCAATCCGGACATCCGCAAAAGATTTCCCATAAGTCACCTGATTCTGATAGACCAGCATATCATTATTGTAAATCGTGACCTCAAACCGATCACCAAATTCAGGACTTAGAG from the Streptococcus constellatus subsp. constellatus genome contains:
- a CDS encoding ECF-type riboflavin transporter substrate-binding protein: MKNNSIRSVVATGIGAALFVVIGMISIPTPVPNTSIQLQYALQALFSVIFGPVVGFLTGFVGHALKDSLQYGNPWWSWVIASGLFGLIVGLFRKRIRATQGIFEVKDIISFNVIQVLANAIVWVVIAPLGDILIYNEPVNKVLVQGVVATISNGLTVAVAGTVLLLAYARTQTKSGSLKKD